The Zootoca vivipara chromosome 16, rZooViv1.1, whole genome shotgun sequence genome has a segment encoding these proteins:
- the GADD45GIP1 gene encoding large ribosomal subunit protein mL64: MAALLAPSCWRTGCKMAALGSVRLALGGVRLYNARPLKRRLGGVYRPDPQNPRTPAWQLTAAYEAKVYGRHGSASGVDPAGLWPSPEKLREMEAEEKAWYRPLREMQERLDAKEQRAEAKRRQREEHIAAQMAKMPEMIANWLRGKEERKAKEREEKERREKLLAEARERFGYNLDHRSAEFQEMMQEMEKARKKEAKLQKKQRREEALAKKAMQRAPDASLPDKEGEVVAAEASHQVT, translated from the exons ATGGCCGCCCTCCTAGCTCCTAGCTGCTGGCGAACCGGCTGCAAGATGGCGGCCCTCGGAAGCGTCCGGTTGGCCCTCGGAGGCGTCCGGCTTTACAACGCTCGGCCGCTGAAGCGGCGGCTCGGAGGGGTTTACCGGCCGGACCCCCAGAACCCTCGCACGCCGGCCTGGCAGCTGACGGCCGCCTACGAAGCGAAGGTGTACGGGCGCCACGGATCAGCCTCCGGGGTCGACCCGGCCGGACTCTGGCCCAGCCCGGAGAAGCTCCGGGAGATGGAGGCCGAGGAGAAGGCCTGGTACCGGCCTCTGAGGGAGATGCAGGAGCGGCTGGACGCCAAGGAGCAGAGAGCCGAAGCCAAGCGGCGGCAGAG AGAGGAGCACATTGCTGCCCAAATGGCCAAGATGCCAGAGATGATTGCAAACTGGTTGCGGGGAAAGGAGGAGCGCAAGGCCAAAGAGCGTGAAGAGAAGGAGCGGCGGGAGAAGCTGCTGGCTGAAGCCCGTGAGCGCTTTGGTTACAACCTGGATCACCGCAGTGCTGAGTTCCAAGAGATGATGCAAGAGATGGAGAAGGCTAGAAAGAAGGAAGCAAAGCTGCAGAAGAAGCAGCGGAGAGAGGAGGCTCTGGCCAAGAAAGCAATGCAAAGAGCACCTGATGCCTCACTCCCAGACAAAGAAGGGGAGGTGGTTGCAGCAGAGGCATCACATCAGGTCACATAG